caataaaaatgaaatatttttgatgGCATGACTACTTTTTAGAACTGTAATAATTTCCATTAGTTTTCCAGGTCTGACTATTTCAAAATTCCTTGATATTTCCAGGTTTACCATAACCACGAGAACCCTACAATTAATATGTCAATGTCAAACAGTCAAAGTGGCATAATAATGACCATATCTAATCAAAACGGGTGATTAGGTTGATGTTGCTTACAGTAATAACgtaaaggataaaaaaaaacaatacattgAATAAGGAAACTGTGTCCTGTTTGACCCACACtaactgactgactgactttCATCCTTTGTGCTCAGATGTCAAACCAGACAGCTGATGCTGCACTGCTGGCTCACATATTTCGTTTAATTTTATGACTACAAATTAACATGAACTGATGAGACAATGTAAGTTTATAGTAAGACTATAAAAACAGcgttcatattttaaaacatagctaattttttttatcctaTTTTCGCAGAGAAACGCATTCACAATGGATGTGGACGAGCGTGTCATAGCGCCGCCCATGTTCAACGACTGTAACAATTAATATGCACGATACCGAACCGAAACCTACAATTTATTAGCATTATGTAGCGTCCCGTTTTTGTCTGTTGATTACTTATTAtcatatatcttaatttttaaatgcaaatgtgtttttaccCAACGTTTAAAAGgtataatatacaaaaattaaaatcatttcattattttatcaccctcatgtcgtttcacacccgcaTTACTTTTTtcctttacaaaaaacaaaacgcgAGGTTAGGCAGAATGCTAGTGCTAGTTACTGACAGCCTCAGTCACCGTTCACTTTCAATGCATctattttccatacaatgaaagagAATGGTGACTGAGACTGTCATTCTGCCTAACATCTCCCTTTGTTTCAGGGAAGAAACAAAGCTATGAAGGTGCAGAGACATGAAGGTGAATACATTATAACAGGGTTTTCATTTGAGATGAACTGTCCCTTAAACACCGCACATATATATAACAAAGAGGTCCTGCTCGTGACAGAAGCGAAAGCTTCTTCAATTATATAAACTAGAAATGTTCCTatatttcagcattatttaaataattaacaaaaaacTCTCAATGCatgtatattatttttcaataaGCTCTTGAGGACTGAGAATGGAAATATTGTGGaagaaaatacattaataatgacCCACCAGCTTCATCGCGGAGGCCATGTCATCATAGCGCTCCGCCTGCTCCGCCAGACGGGCTCTTTGGATCAGTTGTTCCCTATCAGCCATCCTCTCTGGTCAAAGGCTGTCGGTTCGCACTGGGGTTCGTTCGTTTCTCAGCAGAACACACTGGTTGTGCGAGATAGGGCGCGCGCTCCGGTCAGCACACAGGCGCGAGCAAAATCTGGAGCAGCCGCGCACGTGAGATTGGAACGGCGAGCCAAAGGTTGAAGTTGcagatttatatattttttgtatgtcTATATTTTTTGTAACGCTGTCTTTCCCCTCCCAGCCCTCGATATCCTCCAAGTTTCGCTCGATTCTTTTTTCCCTATCGTCGTGTGgggtgctgctgctgctgcaagCGTCCTGTCAATCCCAGCAAACAGGGTGGAGGGGGAGTTGGAGGGGGGTGCGCGCACTCGCTGTATTTCACGGTGacgtcattttctaaaaatagcCGCATGCCCTGCAGCCGCGCACCTGCGCAGTGAAGTTTGCTGCATTGTTCAATGCAGCGGCACAGCGCGCATGCGCGCGATAAGAAACTCTTCCGCATTCAAATGAAGCGATGCTTCTGTCTGCTTCAAAACTGATGATGAAAGGATCATGGGATGCATGGACATGCCTCCTTAGCAATGTTTGCCCAGACCTGAATGTATACGTATTTTCAATGTGGACAAAGGTCACGTTTTTATCCGTGCACTGGCTGATGTCCGTGCAAAGTTAGCAGTGGCTGCATTATAACAACAGTgggaattaattacattaatttgaCCTTGGGGATAATGTAAAGAAAGATGGATCTATTATAtctttcatttagtttaaaattCAGCTTAACTACTGATTTTACTTTGATAACCAAAATGCAAAGGTGTTTACAGATGTGCATCATCTCTTAAATCCTGATCAACACCTTTACTAAGCTCTTAATTCTcaggaaaaaaaactatttaccCAAATCTAAACATGGGGCCAGGCTTATGAAAATGAACAGCAATGGGGCCaagcattaaataaataaaaagacctagaaccagttgcataaacatagccATTATGTAAAGACAGTGTCTTAAGATCTAGTATGACCCACTAGCTGTTAGTCAAGGGGCATTCAGAGTTTTCAGTATCAAATTAGGCCAATCTACGTTTTTATCTGACTGATTTTAAATAAGTTATGAAcagtcttaaagaaaaaaaaaaaagttgtaagactagtcttagcagtttatgcaactggcccgaTATTAAATGAACATTTGATAAACTCCGCCCACCTTGGTTACTGTTGCTTGTGCAAAATCAAGGCAAACTCTGCTCAGTCAGCTGACAAGAAAagcataatttatattatttccaCAACGTTTCAATAGCATTTTACAATATCTCTGTAAAATGCAGCAAGAATTcataatatttctgtaaaatgtTCATTGAAAACCACCCAAACTTCCATAGACTTCTATTAGAAAAGAGAAAAGGCTTGTCTGATGGATGATGATAATAACATGGATAAAATCGATCCTGTTATGTACAACTTACTGAAGACCTGCTGTTCACTCAAACCCATTAAAAATTGTGATGGCTTCAGGGCCAAAAGCATTGTAGGTGCATGTGCTGACACTCTGAAAACATATGACTCATCCATTTAAGTGTTTTATGATGAAGCTGTTTGTTTATTCCTCTCTGATTAGATGATAGCAGCAGTACATTAGCTCTTAAAGCAGATGCGATCTGTCTCGGTTTTCTCTGACAGTATCTTTTGCCTTTCCTCCATTCTCTTTTCTCAAGGGGCACTGGTGTTCATTTTCTCCACACAACTTTCCCAGAAGGTCACCAGTCGATTGTCCTTGTTGGCACAAAAGTCTGTGAAATCTCGTAGCAGGCGGTCGGCCAGTTTCTCGTCCCCCAGCACACCAGTCCTCCAGACTTTGGTCAGCATGGTATTGTAGGCCCAGTTGTAGCCCACACGCTCTTCAGAACCAAACAGGCTCTGACTGGCAGAGGTAGTGGAGTTACGTCGCCGCCGCTGTCCACTGGAGTATTTCCTTTTTGAGTAAGGCAGCTGAAGAAAAACTGTACCTGGATAAAGAGTTCCCGATTGATAGCGATAGAAACAGCAAGACAAAGAGATGGACAGAATAAAGTAACAAGAAAGATTTCTATCATAGTATTTCCAACCACAGTTTATATTATTCTTAAAAGCATGTACCTGTTACATGGATGTATTGGGGTTTGTTTTCTGATGGAAAGTTAAAAGCTGATGCTGAGAACTTGTCTTGTACAAAGCCAAATCTTCAAAAAAAGGGAAGATGTTTCAATATGAGAGCACACAGATCAATACCATTCTAAAGAATAAACTAAATTTAACTGCAAATTAACTATAtgtgcttaaaggtgctaaagaggatgttttgttctatacatttttgcaatattacttgaaactgtctttactaacggataaaagactatttattaggtgcactgaaagtaataatattaatatacatcatctgtgcacgaggtagggccttaaaaacatcagccaatcatttatgtgatcatcgcataaacgattggccctctggcttgtcaatcactgccatgacgttccttgtgagagacgagcgtggctgcgcgctccagtaactttccacactccacaggcgccgcatgcagtgtttttgtcaggagacaggagtaacaactgcagattatgagttagcTGCGGtaagtccgacataatgaatccaaaaaacacgacacagcgaatgccggtggtaaacactcgtgttccaatacgagtgtttacaagttttgggaggcgttcctttgaagtgagctgtgaaggaggggggctgttcttacgcatgcgctcatttgaaaaactcagtaacagtctttggattctcagtcgacgaaaaaatcctctctatcacctttaagtttttcagTAAGAATGAGCAATGGtgaaatatactaaaatatacATTCTATGCTCTCTTTACCTGGAGAGTATGGCCTCCTGAAACAACTGCATTCTGTCCCAGTATGTCTCTGGCTCAAAACCTAAACAAGTAAAGCAGTGCCGTAATGGAGGATATCATACATCTACTTAACATTATACCATGGTCTGTctgaatacttgattctgattggttggaAGGTGTGCAATAGAACCGTTTAATGCACAGGTATTTATAAGGAATTTTATCAACGCTGCTCAGTGACATCTATTAATAAAATAGCTTCGCTACTGAATGGCAACATTATATTTCTCACATCACTGGTTCTGAAGTAATTAAACTCACAGCTTCGTTGTTAATATAGAGTGACGCTGAACAGACACAGGTAATTCACACAAgtatctcatctcatctctctcttgataatgaactgaaataaatgatcaaattaattaattcaaataaatgtaatcttgcACTACTTTATGTGTCTGATTTCAAGTGGGCAGAATGTTAGATCTAACAAGCCGTAACTGACGAAAATAACTGCGACCACTCTCTGCTTCTCATTGGGGGGTTCTTTGCCTCCACGTTGTGCATTGAAATAGTTTAATGGACAGCTAGCCATGGATTATCTCTTACATAAATGACATAGGCATTGTTAAGAGTTCAATCCATCCAAGATGTTAAAGgataaaaatgttgattataaatatagaaaacagaatattacccagaatatttgttttttttgttgttttttagtaacgtgtccaacattccacactgtttttttttttttttttttttttttttagttaagcGCATTATCTGGGTATTTGAAGTgcaatttttctttttggacTTTTCAATGTGAACACACtagtcatagaatagtgcataattATGCAAACTGAAATAAACCTAATGTATTTGCTAGATTTGAGAGTCATTCATGTTtcaaaattgtacatttttctGTCCTCACCATCAAACAGGTTATCACAGCCCTCCTTTAGTAGGCACTGGATGTTTAAGGGGATAAACAACTGAGCACGGAGAGGGTCACCATATAGGTACGATGACAAAGCGAAGGGCACCTCCAACACAGGTACAAGCAAGAATCCACAAGATGCTGCCTTTCTGTGCCAGCCTTGCACCTGAAAAAGAAGAGTGCAGTGCTTTTACATGTTATGTTTGTGCCTTTTCTTGATACCATCTAGTTTCTATCAAGTCTATGCTTGTTTGTCCTGatattataaaaatgtcatCCATCACCTCAAAGCCAGCTATATTCATCCTATGCTCACCATTTCAAAGAGTACGGCTGCAGTGACAGCCATCCAGTGCAGCTTGATTTCAAAAGCAGCATTGAGGGAGAAGTTGCCATGGTAATAGCAACTGCACCATTCCGTTCGATCACTGCGATTGTTCACATCAACATCCAAGGTGACTGTTTTCTGCTCTGGAACTGTGGCGGCTGAGAGAGGAGGGGTAAAAACAGAGCGAGAGAGACAGGAAGAGTAGAAATGGCCAAGAGGATGAAATGACAAAGGTCAGGCACAGAGTCATTAAGACCATAAATGGGTCAATGAAGAGTAATTGTGATGTTGTGAGTTTATGGCAGTTAGTGCTTAGTTCATGACATCTAAGACAGTAAACATTGTGAATCAACTGAAATGATGATTCTCAGATCAAGGATGATTTTCCATCATGCAACATATTAAAGGTAAATAAGATGTATGAAGCTTCTATGGCAGGAAAACACTGAAAGCTGAGTGTATTGCACAATAAGCATAAAGGCGATGGGTTGGCAGAATAGCTTTGCTCAGATTTGGGAACAATGGAGGAACATAATTCAACCAGCGAGAACAGGACAGATGGAGGAGAGCAGGAAGAACCCATACCACGGCACTACTGGACCACAGCCACTATTTCACCACAGCATGCACTACTTTAAACAGTGTATTGATTGGTGTACTAGGGCATCAGTCCATGCTCTGATTTGAGGAGCTTGCAAAGAAATTTGTGCCCTGATTGAGTAGAACCACAGCATTTGGAGAGTGCATGTACCATCACACTGACTGATAGCTAATTGGGTTTATTATAATAGCAGATTTTGCACCGTCTACATTAATCAGTTTGAAAGGGAGACATGATGTCATCAACATGATTTTGGTATTGTGGGAATGAACGGGGTGAATTAAGGGTGGACTACTTTTCTACAACAGCATGCAGTCCTGGAATGGAGAAGAGTCACACAAAGTCAGATGAATAGATTTGAATATGTTAAAAATTCTTGATTGAATCAAAGCTTGGCTTGGTGTTTCCTGAGAAGAATATAGCGCTGTATAGAGTTATACAGTGATGGTGTTGCAACATCCATCTATAGTTAGTTGAGTTGTGCAAGTTCCACATTATTGTTTAAGTGACTAGTAGATGGCATGGGTGGTGTCTGAATGCTTTAGTAATATGAGAAGAAACTATTTGACTTTGTGTGACTCATTCACTTCACTAGCCTTACTGAACTTTCGGGGGAGCGAGTGTGGCATGCTGCCTTAAGGTGCAGAGCATGGCAGCTCCGGGGTCAGAGCCGGCTGTGTGTACCTAGCAGTGCAGCGGCTTGGCTGCGTCCTCCGAAGCTGCGGCTGAAGGAGCTATGCCTACTTGCGTACGAGGCTGGCCGGCTGGGCAACCAGGGTAGCAGGAAAGCAGGTAAGTCACAGGGCCGACGTTCCTCCATAACAAAGGCCACCTCAAACCACTTCCTCTGGAACAGGGTTAAGTCCTCCAAAGCTGCAGGAGACCATACATTGGCTCCAGCTGGGGGCAGCTGAGTTGTAGGGGCTGCAGGGAATAGAGGTCTGTTTTCATGGAGGGTAGAAGCACCAGGGTACAGTCATGCTACCAACGGGATTTACAGACAGTGATGCTCACATGATCTGccacctgaaaaaaaaaaaataactggaGGTTGCAGTGTCACTGTGCTGTTGTTTTTTGGTAGGCGTTCCTACTCTGACTCGGAATTCAACGGTATCAGATGGCAGATCACTGCGGATCACTGTCTTGTGTCCCCAGAAATCACAACttctcattgaaaatgaatgacatcTAGTTGCTTTGCTGTTGCAAATCTCTGTCAATGTGAATGTCCCTTGATACAGCTGGATACAATAGGAACAGCTAGCAGAAACCAACTCTACAGCAGCTTGGCAACCCCTAGCGAAGCAATCTTGTTAGTCAAGTCGTTTCTTACCCTTCTCGCTGTCTTTGTCAACAATCCGGTAGAAGTAGAAGCCATAGACAAAGGTTCGCATGGCATCGCCGGAGGCATGAGTAATCAGGCCTTCATCCAACATTTTCTATAAGAGCGTCAGCAAGATCAAGTCAAGTTTTTAAATACAAACCCAGACTGCTGTGACTTCTGCAATGTTCTCAGTTTTACCTGCATGATTTCTACTGCAATGCCCTGTGTGGCGATATTCTCTACAGTGCTCACCAGCCAATGTACAACCTCAGCACTGACAAAGCAGTTGGGAGGCAGGCCTCTCTGCTCTGGCAAAAGCTGCACTCCAGTGCTGCAAAGACAGGAAGTCAATTTAGATCACACATGGATGACATAATAGAAGACTAATAAATAATTAAGGATTCAAAGACTCTCACGTGGGATGCTTAATGGCTTCCAGTATCTCCATTAGTGTGGAAGATGAGGAAAGACACAAACCACTGGACCCTAACTGCCCCCTACAACGCAAGACGAAAGTGGCACATTCTGAGTTGAATATATGGGAAGCCATGTTCTGAATTTTAGAATAAAGTGAGGTGTTCTCTTACCCAGTCTCTGAACCTGTGCCTGGGGTTGAGTCTCCTGTGGCTTGGGATGTAGCAGATGTTCTCTCACCTGGTTGGTTACCTCCTTTGTCTGATGACCCACCCTCAATGGGATTTGCTGGAACCTGTTCAGCTGGCAGCTGAGAAATCCATTGGGAATGTATCAGATAAACTGTAGAAATGCAGTGTGCCTTCACTCCTGTGTTTCTGCACAGGAACTAGCACATCTAATGTCATCTATCTTCATGCAAACAAGTACAAAACAGAACTAAACAAGACTGACCAAGGTGCAAAATTATGAGAATTTTTCAAGCTATCTGCATCAAGTGACTGGCAGGATTGCATCTTTGTGGTACTCTAGTATCAGACAAAACATCCCATGACAGACTGTATGAAGCATATTGCACAGTACAATGCcaaaacctggctaaaaccaccAGCTCCAATCTGAATGACTGGCTGCTATACAATTCACAAAAGTAAGTTTTTGTCAGTCTGCCAGGATATAAAGCGGTACTAACAAGGTACCAGGTTTCTAccaatttctttgtttttgtctttataactttttttcaaagACAACTATAatattatttgaataatttaccactttattgcACGCTTTTCTATTGCCATGGTATCATAAATGTTAGTTTTACCTGctgctaaatatcatgttaaaaAAAGCAAACTGTGATAAGTCCTTTACATGTTGGTCAGATAGCCCCTTCCCATCTGCTCCTGGCCAGAATTAGCTGCAATGTGGAACAATTACTGTATGCTGTTAGACAAAAATCTGGCTATGTGAGATTAGCAGTATTCTAAATGAGCACAAGATGTGAAGTGAGACTGAATGCAAAGTGCACATGCATTTTTCCAGTGGCCAACCCGACTGGTTCCATCTACAGCAGAACTCATAGAGGttaagatgttaaataaagtaaatctaattaatataatatttttgaatttcATTAGTGTGATGATGAGTATACATaaacaaactataaataaacAGACTATTCATTATCACTATAAAAACACCAGAAAGAAACACCAACCTTCACATTTTTAATGCCAGTGAGAGGTTGGACAAGTACACAGGCATGCACACATTGTTTATACGCACACACGCTCGTTGCAAGAGACAGATAGCTTTCACAGAGCAGAGAGGGGGTAGTGACTGACCTGAGAGTGACAGATGTAGGAGGAACGTGGACTACGAATAAAGTCCAAAATGAAGGCGGCATCCTGTCAGCATATTAGGAGGAAAACAccagaaagagagaaaataacCCCCAGAGATCAGAGCAAGAACAAGGCAGTAATCGAAGAGGAAGAGGCAAGGAAAGAGCAAGAAAACAAACCCACTGCAAATAATATCCATGATTCAATACCGAGTCAACAGGAAGACATAAAGACCTAAATGAAGTAGGGCTgtcaattgattaaaaatgttgTACTGAATTAATTACACAATATGCAACTCTTAATTAAAAGACATTACATTATTGTGGCAATTTATAATAGCTGTATTTTATACCAAAATTTTTATTCTGCCCCAAATACTGTGATCAGTCTTCAAATCAAGCAGACAAAGgtgaaaataagacaaaaataaataaattaaaaatgaagaatGAGCCAGTAAGCGATACATATAGTACAAATACAATAGGTCTCTTCCCCACTCAAAAGCACAAGCATACACACAAGAAGCCAGGAACTAGTCCGTTTGGTGGTCTGCCTTGGGCTCTCACCTTACGGGGGCTATCGACATAGGTGGTTGTCAAGGCAACGCTGGCAGCTTCACTGAAAGGTCCACATGGTTTCCCACCATGCTGAGCAGCAAGCTGCTGCTCTTCTAAACTCCTGCAGATCAAATAAATTTCACCAGCATTAGGAAAAACTTAGAATCTCTGGCATTTTATAAAACCTTTACCATATGTGGCACTAGATAAAACTCCAAATCTCATTGTTTctggcacacacaaacacttttttCTCATTGATTTTGCACCGCTGTAATTTATTTCCTTTGGTTTGCAGAAATCTACCTGCACAACTCACTTCTGTGTCTGATCCAGCTCCAGAAGTGCAGAGAGTGCAGAGGTGCCCTTTTTGCCCACAGGGGGTGCTATAGGCTCTGGGTTGTAGGATGACAGGGCCCCTGTCACTTGCAGGCCTTTAATAGTAGCTCCTTTCTATAATAAACATaagaattgttattttattgccCAGATGGGTAGTTTTTAATAAGTCATTTGTGCTTATCCTGTAGCTGTGCACTCACACGGATAATTCGATCAGATCGATGACGCCGACGAATCCTGTTCAGGCCTTCCAAAAAGCGGATAAATCCGTCCAAAAGAGACCAGTCCCCTGTGCCAGAGAGGCCATCCCGCCCTGCCCCCGTTACCTCCCCATACACGTCCCAGTGACCCTCAACATCCGCCACTCGCCTGGCTCCACCCGCTGGCAGCAGCAAGAAGCGTGTGCGCCAGAATTTCAGAGAGTCAATAAGACTGTGGAAGAGAGAGGAATGGGATCTTGTGGGGATCTACATACATAAGTTTTTTGTCAGGGTCATGATGCTAGTAAAGCCACTTGCCTGAAGTCCTCTGAGCCTGCAGAACAGATGTACTGGTCCAAGTAGTTCCATTTGTACTCCTCCAGCCGCTCATGGCTGAACTCAACCCAGAATGGCAGGAAGCTGGCGTCTGCATGCGGAGGGCACAGATTGTAGCTGTACTGAATCTGTGTGGATTCATATGGATACctaaagacaaagaaaaacacACTTGTAGGCATATCTAGAAGAAGAAATTACATGAACTGAATCTGAATTACTAAAAGCGTCAACTGACTTTGGGAGGTAGCGGGTGACGGTAATGATCTTATCTTTAAGGCAGACTTTATGAAAGGTTCTGCCCATACTGAGCCAGTAAAGACTCTCTTCATCCTCTGGTTTACGGCGAGACACCAGCCCTGAAAAGCAGATCTTCAAATCTCTCACCTGAATTACACTGGAGCATGATTTATGACAGGAAGACAAGTCTGTTCCACTGTCCAACAGTGGATGTACCTCTGGAATAAAGTGGGCTGCTGCTGAGAGGTGGGGCTATAGCAGGCTGTGACTTCCTGTTTGGCTGTACAATGATCTGGTAACCTTGCATCAGTCGTTGACA
This genomic stretch from Megalobrama amblycephala isolate DHTTF-2021 linkage group LG2, ASM1881202v1, whole genome shotgun sequence harbors:
- the depdc5 gene encoding GATOR complex protein DEPDC5 isoform X1; the encoded protein is MTVTMKANKSYKLVVHKKGFGGSDDELMMNPKVFPQVKLGDIVEIAHPNDEYSPLLLQVKSLKEDLQKETISVDQTVAQAFKLRAYQDVVINIVDPKDVTLDLVELTFKDQYIGRGDMWRLKKSLVSTCAYVTQKVEFAGIRAQASELWVKGEKVTCGYISEDTRVVFRSTSAMVYIFIQMSCEMWDFDIYGDLYFEKAVNGFLSDLFAKWKEKNCSHEVTVVLFSRTFYSAKSLDEFPEMQRASVRQDHEGRYYEDFYRVVAQNERRDEWTSLLITIKKLFIQYPVLVRLKVADGYPCGHNSTSAQGNYLEAINLSFNVFDKHYINRNFDRTGQMSVVITPGVGVFEVDRLLMILTKQRMIDNGIGVDLVCMGEQPLHAVPLFKLHNRTVHGDSRIGDDYNLPHWINHSFYTSKSQNSCSCFTPRIKLAGKKAQAEKARSSKEHSLGAPKDAENSLPIQVDYDAYDAQVFRLPGPSRAQRSTNFRSSRDRESASRKSWGSSDVGGGIVGNSPPTRPTGPDEQRSLASDDSLGHISNILLIPRPAQGQYEVSSSLGYTSCTRELLEKMVESQRDSSAPGRFTVGSAESTLHVRPGGYTPQRALINPFAPSRMPMKLTSNRRRWMHTFPVGPSGEAIQIHHQTRQNMAELQGSEQRDPARTSAELLELAYHEATGSKRTVSRYAGENGLYISGVPDNVSGSPASSNSTGTPVNRGSFEDYSSILDPILLLSAPPTVPSFCCTVGVDWKSLTTPACLPLTTDYFPDRQTLQNDYTEGCYDLLPHTDLDRRDDESPVMTAHQVFEEFICQRLMQGYQIIVQPNRKSQPAIAPPLSSSPLYSRGLVSRRKPEDEESLYWLSMGRTFHKVCLKDKIITVTRYLPKYPYESTQIQYSYNLCPPHADASFLPFWVEFSHERLEEYKWNYLDQYICSAGSEDFSLIDSLKFWRTRFLLLPAGGARRVADVEGHWDVYGEVTGAGRDGLSGTGDWSLLDGFIRFLEGLNRIRRRHRSDRIIRKGATIKGLQVTGALSSYNPEPIAPPVGKKGTSALSALLELDQTQKSLEEQQLAAQHGGKPCGPFSEAASVALTTTYVDSPRKDAAFILDFIRSPRSSYICHSQLPAEQVPANPIEGGSSDKGGNQPGERTSATSQATGDSTPGTGSETGGQLGSSGLCLSSSSTLMEILEAIKHPTTGVQLLPEQRGLPPNCFVSAEVVHWLVSTVENIATQGIAVEIMQKMLDEGLITHASGDAMRTFVYGFYFYRIVDKDSEKAPTTQLPPAGANVWSPAALEDLTLFQRKWFEVAFVMEERRPCDLPAFLLPWLPSRPASYASRHSSFSRSFGGRSQAAALLAATVPEQKTVTLDVDVNNRSDRTEWCSCYYHGNFSLNAAFEIKLHWMAVTAAVLFEMVQGWHRKAASCGFLLVPVLEVPFALSSYLYGDPLRAQLFIPLNIQCLLKEGCDNLFDGFEPETYWDRMQLFQEAILSRFGFVQDKFSASAFNFPSENKPQYIHVTGTVFLQLPYSKRKYSSGQRRRRNSTTSASQSLFGSEERVGYNWAYNTMLTKVWRTGVLGDEKLADRLLRDFTDFCANKDNRLVTFWESCVEKMNTSAP